The following coding sequences are from one Papaver somniferum cultivar HN1 unplaced genomic scaffold, ASM357369v1 unplaced-scaffold_173, whole genome shotgun sequence window:
- the LOC113337697 gene encoding uncharacterized protein LOC113337697 isoform X2 → MMYSFAIRTFRCSFKREKLMMAKEYLRKASFPRSPNGEGGSYDVNGKELRPSLGWTSEMGWTAPISKGTHALRAQLEAAKYDVIKTEYDDRCVNIFSSEGRVFQV, encoded by the exons ATGATGTACAGTTTTGCTATTAGGACTTTCCGATGTTCTTTTAAGAG ggagaagctaatgatggctAAAGAATACCTGCGCAAAG CTTCATTCCCGAGATCTCCCAACGGTGAAGGAGGATCTTATGACGTCAATGGAAAAGAGTTACGCCCATCCTTGGGTTGGACCTCAGAGATGGGTTGGACTGCACCCATATCCAAG GGGACTCATGCCTTGAGGGCTCAACTGGAAGCAGCAAAATATGATGTGATTAA GACTGAATACGATGATAGATGTGTGAATATTTTCTCATCTGAAGGGAGAGTGTTTCAAGTTTAA
- the LOC113337697 gene encoding uncharacterized protein LOC113337697 isoform X1, whose protein sequence is MMYSFAIRTFRCSFKREKLMMAKEYLRKASFPRSPNGEGGSYDVNGKELRPSLGWTSEMGWTAPISKGTHALRAQLEAAKYDVIKYCTGTPYTRLCLYGLNTMIDV, encoded by the exons ATGATGTACAGTTTTGCTATTAGGACTTTCCGATGTTCTTTTAAGAG ggagaagctaatgatggctAAAGAATACCTGCGCAAAG CTTCATTCCCGAGATCTCCCAACGGTGAAGGAGGATCTTATGACGTCAATGGAAAAGAGTTACGCCCATCCTTGGGTTGGACCTCAGAGATGGGTTGGACTGCACCCATATCCAAG GGGACTCATGCCTTGAGGGCTCAACTGGAAGCAGCAAAATATGATGTGATTAAGTATTGCACTGGTACACCGTACACTCGTCTTTGTCTCTATG GACTGAATACGATGATAGATGTGTGA
- the LOC113337697 gene encoding uncharacterized protein LOC113337697 isoform X3, translating into MMYSFAIRTFRCSFKREKLMMAKEYLRKASFPRSPNGEGGSYDVNGKELRPSLGWTSEMGWTAPISKGTHALRAQLEAAKYDVIKYCTGLNTMIDV; encoded by the exons ATGATGTACAGTTTTGCTATTAGGACTTTCCGATGTTCTTTTAAGAG ggagaagctaatgatggctAAAGAATACCTGCGCAAAG CTTCATTCCCGAGATCTCCCAACGGTGAAGGAGGATCTTATGACGTCAATGGAAAAGAGTTACGCCCATCCTTGGGTTGGACCTCAGAGATGGGTTGGACTGCACCCATATCCAAG GGGACTCATGCCTTGAGGGCTCAACTGGAAGCAGCAAAATATGATGTGATTAAGTATTGCACTG GACTGAATACGATGATAGATGTGTGA
- the LOC113337699 gene encoding putative invertase inhibitor has protein sequence MNPSFSLPSFFIVFLILNFRNVNGDLVTDVCKNASKNTPPVKEFEVEYDFCVASLTANPKSKDADLRGLGVISMQTCLQNATSVHSYIAQLLKDRKTQPIPKSSVRSCLYEYRDAIRSVQKATASFKTKDFSSANIQMSAAMEASILCEYEFEEVLLGLALPTPLTKQNGDFFQLTGISLAITNMVK, from the coding sequence ATGAATCCATCATTCTCATTACCCTCCTTCTTCATTGTTTTTCTTATTCTCAACTTTCGTAATGTAAATGGTGATTTAGTTACGGATGTATGCAAGAATGCTTCCAAAAACACGCCTCCAGTCAAAGAGTTCGAAGTTGAATATGATTTCTGTGTCGCATCTCTGACGGCAAACCCTAAGAGTAAAGACGCTGATCTTCGTGGACTCGGAGTAATATCAATGCAGACATGTCTACAAAATGCAACTTCTGTTCATTCTTATATCGCTCAACTCTTGAAAGACCGAAAAACACAACCGATTCCAAAGTCATCCGTAAGGAGTTGTTTATATGAATATCGGGATGCTATTCGTTCTGTTCAAAAAGCTACTGCAAGTTTTAAAACTAAAGATTTCAGTAGTGCTAATATACAAATGAGTGCTGCCATGGAAGCTTCAATTCTGTGTGAATATGAGTTTGAGGAAGTTCTTCTTGGTCTCGCTTTGCCTACTCCATTGACCAAACAAAATGGCGATTTCTTTCAGCTGACTGGAATTTCTCTTGCCATTACTAATATGGTAAAATAA